A window from uncultured Anaeromusa sp. encodes these proteins:
- a CDS encoding putative zinc-binding protein, producing the protein MGACHAGNSNVRVCPEGARYVEKKMEGESKIAIMACEGGCIKGEVARVAANIVAYQRAREETIRICLGDAMTGESGFRTIIERAPRVLVIEGCFLHCGTKMMQMRLPSFSPSIVEAATLYDFDREKYFEIFDLPREQIEGFAVQVASQVQEMLAEKPE; encoded by the coding sequence ATGGGTGCTTGCCATGCGGGAAATAGCAATGTACGGGTTTGTCCGGAAGGAGCTCGATATGTTGAGAAAAAGATGGAAGGAGAATCAAAGATAGCCATAATGGCCTGTGAGGGAGGCTGCATCAAAGGTGAAGTCGCTAGAGTAGCTGCCAATATAGTAGCGTATCAACGAGCAAGAGAAGAAACGATTAGGATTTGTTTAGGAGATGCAATGACAGGGGAGTCTGGTTTTAGAACTATAATTGAAAGAGCTCCTCGCGTGCTTGTTATTGAAGGCTGCTTCTTGCATTGTGGAACCAAAATGATGCAAATGCGTCTTCCGAGTTTTTCTCCTAGCATAGTTGAAGCAGCAACTTTATATGATTTCGATAGGGAAAAATATTTTGAAATATTTGATCTTCCGAGGGAACAGATTGAAGGTTTTGCCGTGCAGGTAGCTTCCCAGGTTCAAGAAATGCTTGCAGAAAAACCAGAATAG
- a CDS encoding putative zinc-binding protein yields the protein MLGEENNELVLLFACAGGSNVGQLANEAGKALTMEGKGKLFCLAGIGGQVEGIVTAAKKAKQVIAIDGCSVRCTGKTLEKAGVVVHRHTVLTEVGFEKNSNLSISDEEIAKAKMHI from the coding sequence ATGTTAGGAGAAGAGAATAATGAGTTGGTTTTGCTTTTTGCATGCGCGGGAGGCTCTAATGTAGGACAACTGGCAAATGAAGCGGGTAAAGCATTAACAATGGAAGGCAAAGGAAAGCTATTTTGTTTAGCTGGAATTGGCGGACAGGTAGAAGGGATTGTAACGGCAGCAAAAAAGGCGAAGCAAGTGATCGCTATTGATGGATGTAGCGTTCGGTGTACAGGAAAAACTCTTGAAAAAGCCGGAGTTGTGGTCCATCGCCATACTGTGTTGACAGAAGTTGGTTTTGAAAAGAACAGCAACTTATCGATTAGTGATGAGGAAATTGCAAAGGCAAAGATGCATATTTAG
- a CDS encoding carboxymuconolactone decarboxylase family protein yields the protein MAISEQVRSLISIGVSVGVNCQPCLQYHVEKAKENGIDESEILEAIATGKAVRKGAAYKMDEYIKEISGKNTTRTAERELLVSHSCCKS from the coding sequence ATGGCTATTTCTGAACAAGTTCGCTCTTTAATCTCCATTGGTGTTTCTGTAGGAGTTAATTGCCAGCCTTGTTTGCAGTACCATGTCGAGAAAGCAAAGGAAAACGGAATTGACGAGAGTGAAATTCTTGAGGCGATTGCAACAGGCAAAGCAGTACGAAAGGGCGCAGCTTATAAAATGGATGAATATATTAAAGAAATTTCTGGAAAAAACACAACAAGGACGGCAGAGCGGGAATTGCTTGTTAGCCATAGTTGCTGCAAAAGTTAA
- a CDS encoding sigma-70 family RNA polymerase sigma factor has protein sequence MEPENPDFTAIYHEFAKPIERYLLRFLEPREAEEVTQEVFLKVNSSLADFRHEAKLSTWIYKIATNMAIDRLKKASYRFETKQISLQEPERSVPMEAQHANSVESNTIHKEMNQCIRGVIDKLPENYRMVIVLSELGGFSNQEISEVLGLSVGVVKTHLHRGKKRLKEELTKACDFSWDERNEFSCDPKRG, from the coding sequence ATGGAGCCGGAAAATCCTGATTTTACCGCTATATACCATGAGTTTGCAAAACCTATAGAACGGTATTTGCTTAGGTTTTTGGAGCCAAGAGAAGCTGAAGAAGTTACACAAGAGGTTTTTTTAAAAGTAAATTCAAGCTTGGCAGACTTTCGGCATGAGGCAAAACTTTCTACGTGGATCTATAAGATTGCTACTAATATGGCAATCGATCGACTAAAAAAGGCTTCTTATCGCTTTGAGACAAAACAAATTTCGCTGCAAGAACCGGAACGAAGTGTGCCAATGGAAGCGCAACATGCGAATTCAGTGGAGTCAAATACAATTCATAAAGAAATGAATCAGTGCATTCGAGGCGTTATTGATAAATTGCCGGAGAACTACCGGATGGTAATCGTATTAAGTGAGTTAGGGGGATTTTCAAATCAAGAGATTTCCGAGGTGTTGGGATTGAGCGTTGGCGTTGTGAAAACGCATCTTCATCGAGGCAAAAAGCGGCTTAAAGAAGAGCTTACAAAGGCCTGTGACTTTTCTTGGGATGAAAGAAATGAGTTCTCCTGTGATCCCAAAAGGGGATGA